A window of Nymphalis io chromosome 18, ilAglIoxx1.1, whole genome shotgun sequence genomic DNA:
acgagttctaaccactgtgcTATCTCGACTCTCTAACTGTGTTTATGGATGGCCCCGTACAATATTTTTGTGTCTCTCTGTGCTTTAATtccaaacaatttaatatattctataaattatgCTTTCAGCAATGTGAATACATTCAAGCCCACGATTACTGCAATGGAGTGGTGGTCTGTCTTGATTATAAAGATGCTAATATAATGGAAGTTATTAAAGCCTTGAATATCGTTGACATGCGACAAGCCTTGGCAGTAATGAAGGTTTGTAGCAACTGTAATatcagtaattaaaaaaaacgggtcaaaatataatagaataataactaggtggtagggctttgtacaagcctatCTGGGTACGTACTAACCATTAGATATTTGAGTGATCCATTGTAACTAAAAGCTAAAGGATttaacatcttcgtttccaaggttggtagggCATTGGTAAtgaaagaaatggttaataattcttacatagccaatgtctattggcactggtgaccacttaatatcagaTTTACCCACCCacctataacatataaaaatataatataatatatatataatttccaaAATACCAAATAAATAGTGATGATAATGTGCTATTGCTAGTCTACAGGTGTGTGCACAAATACAAGCGCACTCACATAATCCGCCTCGGTGGGAAATCGAGTACCAACAGCTTAACATGCTTTCCGAGCCACGGGAGTGTTCAAACTTAACAGAATCGTTGCTAAGAATTATCcgacagaaaaaaaaaccaatatctTTTCATCGGCCCGACCCAgggtttgaactcaggacctcggaATCAACGGTTTTATTGTTagccgctagaccaacgaggcaccCAATCAACGACAAGGCTctgtaaacataataaataatagaaataaattcatAGATTTGAATAATGCATTTTTGAATTGGTAGAACTcagtatttattcaatataaagctTTTATCTTGTGATACACAGAGTATTTGAACGATTTCAATGTTTTAGGAAGGATATGGAATGAGAATCAAGGGTTTACACTTTCTAACAGAATCGAAAGCGTTGGATATTGTAATATCTATATTCAAACAAGTGTTCAGCGCAAAGGTCATGGAACGTATGGTAATACATAAGAAAATAGATACAGTGTATGACTATGTACCTAAAGATATTTTGCCAGAGGATTACGGTGGCAAAGAAAAATCCCTATACGAGCTACACCGtaagtataatatatcttatttccTAATTGTAATTATGGATAAGAAAATTtaggttattaatttttaatacatgtaataaaaattactacttAAGCATATACGTAATATGCTTTACAAATTATACACACACTAATATACCATATATTAGTGtgtgtataatttgttaatttaatttgactttttttattttgataattaagaTACATAAgatgattatattatacatattttaaatcatttaataatctTTATCACTAACTTaaaggttaaatttaaaaaatcctgCCTTAGTGCTACTGTGTAAAAGAAACCCTTATGTAAAttttcacacacacacatatatatatatatatatatatatatatatatgtgtgaaaattatatatataaaatattatatatatagtaataaaattattatatatatagttcttatatatatatataagaactgtctatatatatatataagtcagtAGAAACGTATCTGGCATTTTTGTTGCTGGTTTTTTTTCTTGGAATTTGTTTACTTAGGTAGCAGTACTGTGGTAGGGGTTTATTGTCCGTCTccatattctatttaaatttttaatacaactttTTTCGGATtccagaaaaatatataaacatacttagTTCTGAGGATTTTACTAATTATACAAATGAAATGAACAAGGCGTGCACGAACGAGAAGTTGAGACTGGGTGACAATGATTACGGCTTGGGTATCGCGGGAACGTTTAGAACATTAAACGTTGATTGataacaactttttttataattattttattttagtcttgTCTTTGGTATGTAACTAAATGGTAattcgtttattaataaatatgtttctttAGGCActgtttcatttttgtttttttatttataataaactattctCTGTTGTGTGATTAGGTGATcggtatgtccttttctgtaacaTGACATCGTGAGTGTAAAATTTCACGATAGTTGGTTGTGTAGTTAagatgtaacaaataaaaaataagtttaccgCACGTTCCGATAAAGCATTCTTTATTTCCTCCTATTTTTGAAGTTCGTTGAGTCTTttgcccagaagtgggacatttactaaatattttttattattttaaattgaattttaaaaattaaatttcagtaGTTTTCATAACAAAAACCAACCAACAATTATTTTAACGTTTCTCCCAATTTCCACACTTGCGGTTATTATTATAGCCATGTAGTTTCTTATCACGTATATTTTCAGTGCGTTATCGTCCTAATATTGTCATTGCCATCTTCCCCACCGCTTTTATGGCCTCTCAGGGTTATATAGCAGACATCATCACATTCCTTGTAATTTATGACCgtggaagaaaaaaaaatatactgtgaCAACTCATTACACGAACTGAAACGTAACGATGTAATGGAAACATTTGCGTCTAATATTATTGTCACGGTAgataaaataaaggaaaaagtATATATGATACTATCGCTGTACTAACAGCTTCGTTCGCGTCATAATTAAGAATTGCTAATTACAAATATCCAATTCTctttcattgaaaataaagaattacaCTAACTTAGGGGTTAACTTTTCAAAAATCCATACTTGGAGGTAGCCTGCTGTGTAAAAGGAATCCGTTTGTCATTTTTATGTTGCTAGCCCCAATTATTTGGGCCGTACGTTGATATGCCAGTCAGCTAATCaatcagtcagttattcttttatatatacagattaGACAATAATTTCAGTTTATGTAAACGATTCTATGACggatttatattcattaaagtcaatgatatttttatttattttgatacgcGGATGGTTTTggacttttttatatttctaattaatgtaaaagtaaagtagAATAGTAGCTGTTCATTCCAATCCTTTTTGAGCTTTGGAGTTTAGTCCACAAGCTTCTTCAATCCCGGATAGTGGATACACAAATGGTACATTTTCATacgtcacatgcaggttttcttacgatttTTTCTTTAACTGTCGTGCTTGCCTGGTTTTAAAAGCACAATCATCGATTAATATTCACTTGATATTAAcaatgggccatctcgactttattttaattactttatatttaatatttcttaagataATTGTAAGGAATTGAATCACAGCAATACAGAGTATAGCTGCTTGGAAATGGGATAAATAAGATAGTATGAACAGGGTAAGAGCCGTAAGTTAACACGAAAAGGCTTATAGGCGCAGCCAAATAGATTATCTCAACTGTTGTTACGGGTAATCGTATTTGTAGCAGCCCTTAAGTCACCATAAGCCaagcttttataaaaaactttaaaatacagAGATACAGAAAAATAATTAGAATCCTACCACATGCCCTTTCTTCTCACACGTAGCGAAGCCAGGAAGGAAACTAGTAAAATATGCTTAGAAATTATCTTATACAAAATACTGTGCGCCTACATAAATTATTCCGGACCACATTTTGTACATAGAGACGATTGCTCTCAAAAACTTTTAGGCGTCACGTATCTCGAAGTGTATAAACCGACCTAAGTAAACTCAACCCTGGTttggtttaattaaaacattcagAACAAATGTATCTTCTATTACAAATGgtgttatattatacttatatttttttcaagagaattttttatatttaaaaagaaatccaCCTTGTAAGGTCCTCTAAGTAACTTTCtgtgttttta
This region includes:
- the LOC126775573 gene encoding uncharacterized protein LOC126775573, whose product is MELLPKDSIFEFNTDTLEYLRKQYDLDRPGRIEEAINLLHDWIQKQPHLMKKDFARDYLERTIIICKGSVERAKVKIDKLCTFRTLYPDLFVTRSVKNFQSLTDLHGAFLPKLTVDHYRVYIFRNRAQVLENGFHEFYRYFYKQCEYIQAHDYCNGVVVCLDYKDANIMEVIKALNIVDMRQALAVMKEGYGMRIKGLHFLTESKALDIVISIFKQVFSAKVMERMVIHKKIDTVYDYVPKDILPEDYGGKEKSLYELHQKYINILSSEDFTNYTNEMNKACTNEKLRLGDNDYGLGIAGTFRTLNVD